From Campylobacter sp. MIT 12-8780, the proteins below share one genomic window:
- a CDS encoding LptF/LptG family permease, with protein MKLVYKYSLNHFLSTNLSLFLVLFLIVSMVFFIQLARLTASIEISFLDFLKLYSFMIPRILIFTLPISFFIALTLALYRLSRENESIVCFALGFSPKEIGYFFLKIACLLSAFMLVVALVFIPVAAALQSNFVDFKKTQVKLNLKTGEFGQKFLDWLVFIEKENQSLYENIIMYHPSTKTNPKEQLIIAKEGVLDRVDQSLAFKLSDGKVYSFEQNNTWYLGHFDTLVVNTLLSGFDTNKEPFYRYWNDMNSNEKKAKEFVIYTLIALFPVASTFFALCFGLVTYRYEKGFVYFGIFGVIALYFGALSVFYQPPLLAVILIFLIFLLASVLYFKFKILSRY; from the coding sequence ATGAAACTCGTTTATAAATACAGCTTAAATCATTTCTTAAGCACAAATTTATCACTTTTTTTAGTGCTTTTTCTCATCGTTTCTATGGTATTTTTTATCCAGCTTGCTCGCCTAACAGCAAGCATTGAAATTTCGTTTTTAGACTTTTTAAAACTCTATAGCTTTATGATCCCTCGCATACTTATTTTTACCTTGCCGATAAGTTTTTTTATCGCTCTAACTTTAGCTCTTTACCGCTTATCAAGGGAAAATGAAAGTATAGTGTGTTTTGCGCTTGGTTTCTCGCCTAAAGAAATAGGCTATTTTTTCTTAAAAATCGCTTGTTTGTTGAGTGCTTTTATGCTTGTGGTTGCTTTAGTGTTTATCCCAGTCGCAGCGGCTTTGCAGAGTAATTTTGTGGATTTTAAAAAAACTCAAGTAAAGCTCAATCTTAAAACCGGAGAATTCGGACAAAAATTCTTAGATTGGCTTGTATTCATAGAAAAAGAAAATCAAAGCTTATATGAAAATATCATTATGTATCACCCAAGCACTAAAACAAATCCTAAAGAACAGCTCATCATCGCCAAAGAAGGCGTGCTTGATCGAGTCGATCAAAGCCTTGCGTTTAAGTTAAGTGATGGCAAGGTCTATAGCTTCGAGCAGAACAATACTTGGTATTTGGGGCATTTTGATACTTTAGTTGTCAATACCTTGTTGAGTGGTTTTGATACAAACAAAGAGCCTTTTTATAGGTATTGGAATGATATGAACTCAAATGAAAAAAAAGCAAAAGAATTTGTTATTTACACTCTCATCGCTCTTTTTCCAGTGGCTAGCACCTTTTTTGCTTTGTGCTTTGGTTTGGTAACTTATCGCTATGAAAAAGGTTTTGTGTATTTTGGGATTTTTGGGGTGATTGCACTTTATTTTGGGGCTTTAAGCGTGTTTTATCAGCCACCTTTACTGGCTGTGATTTTAATCTTTTTGATCTTTTTGCTTGCTTCTGTGTTGTATTTTAAATTTAAAATTCTTAGCAGGTATTAA
- a CDS encoding EamA family transporter, whose translation MNYLIIVTCIWAFSFPLIGYFISGQMDSFFAIFMRVFLAFLVFLPFLNWQCKNSLKLKFMGIGGLQIGIMYIFYYHSFLYLSVAEVALFTIFTPFYVSLIYDLFSHRFRAFYLLSISICVLGAYIIKANDLSSNFLIGFLLIQGANLVFGTAQSLYKIVLEKEPIKDQKSIFGYFHLGASLIAGLAFFTLGDSSNLPKSASSWAVLIYLGLIASGLGYFWWNKGATMVDSGVLAIMNNALIPAAVLANALLIWLFFPEKQVHFSTAELVRISIGTALMFFSLWIHYKIIKHYEKGTKI comes from the coding sequence ATGAATTATCTTATCATTGTTACTTGTATTTGGGCTTTTTCTTTTCCGCTCATAGGCTATTTTATCAGCGGACAAATGGATAGCTTTTTTGCCATTTTTATGCGTGTGTTTTTAGCTTTTTTGGTGTTTTTGCCTTTTTTGAATTGGCAGTGCAAAAACTCTTTAAAGCTTAAATTTATGGGTATAGGTGGCTTGCAAATTGGCATTATGTATATATTTTATTACCATTCTTTTTTGTATTTAAGTGTAGCTGAAGTGGCTCTTTTTACTATCTTTACGCCTTTTTATGTGAGCTTGATTTATGATTTATTTTCTCATCGCTTTAGAGCCTTTTATCTTTTAAGTATAAGTATTTGCGTGCTTGGAGCTTATATTATCAAAGCAAATGATTTAAGCTCAAATTTCCTCATAGGCTTTTTACTCATTCAGGGAGCAAATTTAGTCTTTGGCACAGCTCAAAGTCTTTATAAAATCGTGCTTGAAAAAGAGCCTATTAAGGATCAAAAAAGTATTTTTGGGTATTTTCATTTAGGAGCAAGTCTCATCGCTGGCTTAGCCTTTTTTACACTTGGAGATAGCTCAAATTTGCCAAAAAGTGCAAGTTCTTGGGCTGTTTTAATCTATCTTGGGCTTATTGCCTCTGGGCTTGGGTATTTTTGGTGGAACAAGGGAGCAACTATGGTAGATAGTGGGGTGCTTGCCATTATGAATAACGCTCTTATACCAGCTGCTGTATTAGCTAATGCACTTTTAATCTGGCTTTTTTTCCCAGAAAAACAAGTTCATTTTAGCACAGCTGAACTTGTGCGTATAAGCATAGGCACAGCCTTGATGTTTTTTTCTTTGTGGATTCATTATAAAATCATCAAGCATTATGAAAAAGGGACGAAAATTTAA
- the coaBC gene encoding bifunctional phosphopantothenoylcysteine decarboxylase/phosphopantothenate--cysteine ligase CoaBC — translation MKTILLAVSGSIAFYKAYELISLFKKEGFRVKVLLSDGVLKFASVMSFEALADEVLHGLNESWENDKNHIAFSKDCDLILFAPASINSINKLALGIADTLFIQTLIATKAPLIIAPAANTAMYLHFSTQNSLKLLEQNKALIIKPISKVLACKDEGVGALAEVQSIFNESKRMLLKQDFWADKSIIITGGGTKEKIDEVRCISNFSSGKMAKALADAFYFLGAKVTLLSSVHFDTPYELKLFESSKELATLLKAYKNEDYLFMAAAVSDFVCEGFKGKVKKKDHPQGLDLHLKTNIDVLKTCEFKGKKIGFKMELDKQNALQNAKNMLQEKKLDMVCLNILSKGKVEFGSTKSEFELFFKDKSVKLDLKDKEELAFEIAHLCKGL, via the coding sequence ATGAAAACGATTTTACTTGCCGTAAGTGGAAGCATAGCCTTTTATAAGGCTTATGAGCTCATTTCTTTGTTTAAAAAAGAAGGCTTTAGGGTCAAGGTTTTGCTTAGTGATGGTGTGCTTAAATTTGCAAGCGTTATGAGCTTTGAGGCTTTGGCTGATGAGGTTTTACACGGCTTAAATGAAAGCTGGGAAAATGATAAAAATCATATCGCTTTTAGCAAGGATTGTGATCTTATCCTTTTTGCTCCAGCAAGTATAAACTCTATCAACAAACTTGCCTTAGGTATAGCCGATACACTTTTTATCCAAACTCTAATCGCCACAAAAGCTCCTCTTATCATCGCTCCTGCTGCAAATACGGCTATGTATTTGCATTTTAGTACCCAAAACTCTTTAAAACTTTTAGAGCAAAACAAAGCCCTTATCATTAAGCCTATTTCAAAAGTTTTAGCCTGCAAAGATGAGGGCGTTGGAGCTTTAGCTGAGGTTCAAAGCATTTTTAATGAAAGCAAAAGAATGCTTTTAAAGCAAGATTTTTGGGCTGATAAAAGCATTATTATCACTGGTGGAGGCACTAAAGAAAAGATTGATGAGGTAAGGTGCATTAGTAATTTTTCAAGCGGAAAAATGGCTAAGGCTTTAGCTGATGCTTTTTATTTTTTAGGGGCTAAGGTTACACTTTTAAGCTCGGTGCATTTTGATACGCCTTATGAATTAAAGCTTTTTGAAAGCTCTAAGGAACTTGCAACCTTGCTTAAAGCTTATAAAAATGAGGATTATTTGTTTATGGCAGCTGCGGTAAGTGATTTTGTGTGCGAGGGTTTTAAGGGCAAGGTAAAGAAAAAAGATCACCCACAAGGACTTGATTTGCATTTAAAAACAAATATCGATGTGCTTAAAACTTGTGAATTTAAGGGTAAAAAAATAGGCTTTAAGATGGAACTTGATAAGCAAAATGCCCTTCAAAATGCTAAAAATATGCTTCAAGAAAAAAAGCTTGATATGGTATGTTTAAATATACTCAGCAAAGGCAAGGTTGAGTTTGGCTCTACAAAAAGCGAATTTGAGCTTTTTTTCAAGGATAAAAGTGTAAAACTTGATCTTAAAGATAAAGAAGAACTTGCTTTTGAAATCGCTCATTTGTGTAAAGGCTTATAA
- the trmA gene encoding tRNA (uridine(54)-C5)-methyltransferase TrmA has translation MSDFAKKSQFAKELFKELVNELKIEEFQNHSKAYRNRAELAFYKDEQGLSYASFEGKKKVKIQSLDFAEPQIQNFMPCLLARLNANKTLSNKLFGVEFLSTKKGFSITLLYHTDITLFQDELAQLSKHLNTNIIARCKGKKLIFGDEKLKQSLDINEDKFEYIFSNDCFVQPNTFMNETMISWVLNKLKKDDKNDLLELYCGYGNFTLPLSKLFHRVLASEISKKNIEFALKNCELNQSQNIDFIRLSSQDLVKAFKKERAFFRLRHINLDEFKFSHVFVDPPRAGLDELSLEFISHFKNIIYISCNPLTLKANLDILSKSHKIKHFAIFDQFAHTSHLECGVILERK, from the coding sequence ATGTCTGATTTTGCCAAAAAAAGTCAGTTTGCAAAAGAACTTTTTAAAGAGCTTGTAAATGAGCTTAAGATCGAGGAATTTCAAAACCATTCAAAAGCCTATAGAAACAGAGCCGAGCTTGCTTTTTATAAAGACGAGCAAGGCTTAAGTTATGCAAGTTTTGAGGGTAAGAAAAAGGTAAAAATTCAAAGTCTTGATTTTGCAGAGCCTCAAATTCAAAACTTTATGCCTTGCTTACTTGCGCGCTTAAATGCTAACAAAACCCTTTCAAATAAGCTTTTTGGCGTAGAGTTTTTAAGCACAAAAAAAGGCTTTAGCATAACCTTGCTTTATCATACAGATATAACTTTGTTTCAAGATGAATTAGCTCAACTTAGCAAACACTTAAATACTAACATCATCGCAAGATGCAAGGGCAAAAAACTTATCTTTGGCGATGAAAAACTCAAACAAAGCCTTGATATAAATGAAGATAAATTTGAATATATCTTTAGCAATGATTGCTTTGTGCAGCCTAATACTTTTATGAATGAAACTATGATTTCTTGGGTGTTAAATAAGCTTAAAAAGGATGATAAAAATGATTTGCTAGAGCTTTATTGTGGGTATGGAAATTTTACCCTGCCCCTTTCAAAGCTTTTTCATAGGGTTTTAGCTAGTGAAATTTCAAAGAAAAATATAGAATTTGCCCTTAAAAACTGCGAGCTTAATCAAAGTCAAAATATAGATTTTATCCGCCTTTCAAGCCAGGATCTTGTTAAAGCCTTTAAAAAAGAAAGAGCATTTTTTAGACTAAGGCATATAAACTTAGATGAATTTAAGTTCTCTCATGTCTTTGTTGATCCTCCAAGAGCTGGACTTGATGAGCTTAGTTTAGAATTTATTTCTCATTTTAAAAATATCATTTACATCTCATGCAATCCACTTACACTTAAAGCTAATCTTGACATTTTAAGCAAAAGTCACAAAATCAAACATTTTGCGATCTTTGATCAATTTGCTCACACTTCTCACCTTGAATGTGGAGTGATTTTGGAAAGAAAATAA
- the ilvA gene encoding threonine ammonia-lyase — translation MIELNKIYQAKQKIADFIIKTPFTYSSQLSEICKAKIYLKNENLQLTGAYKIRGAYNKIANLDKKALEAGVIAASAGNHAQGVAIAAREFKAKAIIIMPESTPLLKVSATRALGAEVLLKGDNFDEAYSFALQYAKEHKLSFIHPFEDEQVMAGQGTLALEMLDEISDLSTLIVPVGGGGLISGIASAAKQINPKIRIIAASAKGAPAMHDSFKAKKIKNSKSVRTIADGIAVRDAHKVNLDLILESVDEFVQLDDEEIARAVLFLLEKHKIIVEGAGAVGVASLLQHKIEFQNDEKVGVVLSGGNIDVQMLNIIIEKGLFKAHRKMLISVTLVDKPGALLELSEALKEAGANIIKIDYDRFSTKLNYGDAMISITLETKGKEHQESLRQILHSKGFIFSENS, via the coding sequence ATGATAGAGCTCAATAAAATTTATCAAGCCAAACAAAAAATCGCTGATTTTATCATAAAAACACCATTTACTTACTCAAGTCAGCTCAGTGAAATTTGCAAGGCAAAAATTTATCTTAAAAATGAAAATTTACAACTTACTGGAGCTTATAAGATACGAGGAGCTTATAATAAAATCGCAAACCTTGATAAAAAAGCCCTAGAAGCTGGAGTAATAGCAGCAAGTGCTGGCAACCACGCCCAAGGTGTAGCCATAGCTGCACGAGAATTTAAAGCCAAAGCTATCATCATCATGCCTGAATCAACTCCCCTTCTTAAAGTCTCAGCCACTAGGGCTTTAGGTGCTGAAGTGCTTTTAAAAGGGGATAATTTTGATGAAGCCTATAGCTTTGCTCTACAATATGCCAAAGAACACAAACTTAGCTTCATACATCCTTTTGAAGACGAGCAGGTTATGGCTGGACAAGGCACACTTGCTCTTGAAATGCTTGATGAGATCAGTGATCTAAGCACTTTAATCGTGCCTGTTGGTGGAGGTGGGCTCATCTCAGGCATAGCAAGTGCTGCAAAACAAATCAATCCAAAAATAAGAATCATAGCAGCAAGTGCAAAAGGCGCTCCTGCAATGCATGATAGCTTTAAGGCAAAAAAGATTAAAAACTCAAAATCCGTTCGCACTATAGCTGATGGCATAGCCGTTAGGGACGCTCATAAGGTGAATTTAGATCTTATCTTAGAAAGTGTTGATGAGTTCGTGCAGCTTGATGATGAGGAGATTGCTAGGGCTGTGCTTTTCTTGCTTGAAAAGCATAAAATCATCGTTGAAGGCGCTGGAGCTGTGGGCGTAGCAAGCTTGCTTCAGCACAAGATCGAGTTTCAAAACGATGAAAAAGTAGGCGTAGTGCTAAGTGGGGGCAATATAGATGTGCAAATGCTTAATATCATCATAGAAAAAGGGCTTTTTAAGGCACACCGCAAAATGCTTATCTCAGTTACTCTTGTGGATAAACCAGGAGCCTTATTAGAACTTAGTGAAGCCTTAAAAGAAGCTGGAGCAAATATCATAAAGATTGACTATGATCGCTTTTCAACTAAGCTCAATTATGGAGATGCTATGATTAGCATCACACTTGAAACTAAAGGTAAAGAGCACCAAGAAAGCTTGAGGCAAATTTTGCACTCTAAAGGCTTCATTTTCAGCGAAAACAGCTAA
- a CDS encoding prepilin peptidase produces the protein MIILVGILGLCIGSFLTALAQRFCFQMPLFKARSFCFVCKNDLKFYHLIPLFSFVFLKGKCGFCGAKLPYELLIVECLSALLFVLGFVFSSSLSEFFVLILLLSVLLLLSLIDFYLLSVPEFLLWLAFVCAFLLGFKSEELFNLVFLEHFEQGFLLCALVFAGFMFLLKSFVSFIINFQKQNEVLESMGEADVLIVAALAGVLGFKLGFLMIFLAACMALPFLLVLKFKGEKSPKIAMIPFFSLAFVCIFFMERYYETRL, from the coding sequence ATGATAATTTTGGTAGGAATTTTAGGACTTTGCATAGGCTCATTTTTGACTGCTTTAGCTCAAAGATTTTGCTTTCAAATGCCACTTTTTAAGGCAAGGTCCTTTTGCTTTGTATGCAAAAATGATTTAAAGTTTTATCATTTAATCCCTCTTTTTTCTTTTGTGTTTTTAAAAGGAAAATGCGGCTTTTGTGGGGCTAAACTTCCTTATGAACTTTTGATTGTGGAGTGTTTATCTGCTTTACTTTTTGTGCTTGGTTTTGTTTTTAGCTCAAGTTTGAGTGAATTTTTTGTGCTTATTTTGCTTTTAAGCGTGCTTTTGCTCTTGTCGTTGATCGATTTTTATCTCTTAAGCGTGCCTGAGTTTTTGCTGTGGCTAGCATTTGTGTGTGCTTTTTTGCTTGGCTTTAAAAGTGAAGAGCTGTTTAATTTAGTCTTTTTGGAGCATTTTGAGCAAGGTTTTTTGCTTTGTGCTTTAGTATTTGCTGGTTTTATGTTTTTGCTGAAAAGCTTTGTAAGTTTTATCATCAATTTTCAAAAGCAAAATGAAGTGCTTGAGAGTATGGGCGAGGCTGATGTTTTAATCGTAGCAGCCTTAGCAGGAGTGCTGGGCTTTAAGCTTGGCTTTTTGATGATTTTTCTAGCAGCCTGCATGGCTTTACCTTTTTTGCTTGTTTTGAAATTTAAAGGTGAAAAAAGCCCCAAAATCGCAATGATTCCTTTTTTTAGCCTAGCTTTTGTTTGTATTTTTTTTATGGAAAGGTATTATGAAACTCGTTTATAA
- the glmU gene encoding bifunctional UDP-N-acetylglucosamine diphosphorylase/glucosamine-1-phosphate N-acetyltransferase GlmU — translation MSISVVVLAAGLGTRMKSNKAKVLQSLSGKAMIFHILKQAFVISDDVSVVLSHQKELIEEEICKDFKNVRFFTQDLEHYPGTAGALKGYTPKYERLLVLCGDMPLITQKSLEKMRDLQADFGVAVFESKEPKNYGRVVLKNDEVQKIVEFKDANENERKISICNSGVYVIKSEILAQVLPQISNQNAAKEYYLTDAIALAKNLNASVKACFVDELEFMGVNDKFELSTAETLMQDRIKKELMLQGVIFHNPSSSFISCEAVFKGECEIYEHVRIEGKSVIENSIIKSSSVIEDSVVINSDLGPLAHLRPKCELVNTHIGNFVECKNAKLKGVKAGHLSYLGDCEIDEGTNVGCGTITCNYDGLKKHKTIIGKKVFIGSDTQLIAPVEIEDEVIIAAGSSVSGCVPKGSLFINRAEKKIVKDFFYKKFGLQ, via the coding sequence ATGAGCATTTCTGTAGTTGTCCTAGCAGCTGGACTTGGAACAAGAATGAAGTCAAATAAGGCTAAAGTTTTACAAAGTCTAAGTGGCAAGGCTATGATCTTTCATATACTCAAACAAGCTTTTGTAATCAGCGATGATGTGAGTGTGGTGCTTTCTCATCAAAAAGAACTCATAGAAGAAGAAATTTGCAAAGACTTTAAAAATGTGCGTTTTTTTACTCAAGATTTAGAGCATTACCCAGGAACCGCAGGAGCTTTAAAAGGCTATACACCAAAATATGAAAGGCTTTTAGTGCTGTGTGGGGATATGCCCTTAATCACTCAAAAAAGTTTGGAAAAAATGAGGGATTTACAAGCTGATTTTGGCGTGGCTGTCTTTGAAAGCAAAGAGCCAAAAAATTACGGCAGAGTGGTGCTTAAAAATGATGAAGTACAAAAAATCGTCGAATTTAAAGATGCAAATGAGAATGAGAGGAAAATTAGCATTTGTAATAGTGGCGTGTATGTGATTAAAAGTGAAATTCTTGCTCAGGTATTGCCTCAAATTTCAAACCAAAATGCGGCAAAGGAGTATTATCTAACCGATGCCATTGCCTTAGCTAAGAACTTAAATGCTAGTGTGAAAGCTTGCTTTGTTGATGAGCTTGAGTTTATGGGCGTAAATGATAAATTTGAGCTAAGCACAGCTGAAACCTTAATGCAAGATCGTATTAAAAAAGAGCTTATGCTACAAGGCGTGATTTTTCATAATCCTAGCTCAAGTTTTATCAGCTGCGAAGCTGTTTTTAAAGGAGAATGCGAAATTTATGAACATGTGCGTATAGAGGGTAAAAGTGTGATTGAAAACTCTATCATTAAAAGCTCAAGTGTGATTGAAGATAGCGTTGTGATAAACTCAGATCTAGGACCTTTAGCCCACTTGCGTCCAAAATGCGAGCTTGTAAATACTCACATTGGTAATTTTGTAGAGTGTAAAAACGCTAAACTTAAGGGCGTAAAGGCTGGACATTTAAGCTATTTGGGCGATTGTGAGATAGATGAGGGCACGAATGTGGGCTGTGGGACTATCACTTGTAATTATGATGGGCTTAAAAAACACAAAACCATCATAGGTAAAAAAGTTTTCATAGGCTCAGATACTCAGCTCATCGCTCCTGTTGAAATAGAAGATGAGGTTATTATCGCAGCTGGTAGTAGTGTAAGTGGGTGTGTGCCAAAAGGAAGCTTATTTATCAATAGAGCCGAAAAAAAGATAGTCAAAGACTTTTTTTATAAAAAATTTGGACTCCAATGA
- the fliP gene encoding flagellar type III secretion system pore protein FliP (The bacterial flagellar biogenesis protein FliP forms a type III secretion system (T3SS)-type pore required for flagellar assembly.), translated as MKIISLLFLLSSVLFAAPEATIPSVNLSLSAPDSPQQLVTVMNIIIVLTILALAPTIVFVMTSFLRLIVVFSFLRQALGTTTMPPNTILLTFALVLTFFIMEPTATKAYNEGVRPYLAEQIGYEEAFDRASRPFKDFMLKNTREKDLALFYRIRNLPNPQTINDVPLTIIVPAFVISELKTAFEIGFLIYLPFLVIDMVISSVLMSMGMMMLPPVMISLPFKLLIFVLVDGWNLLVQKLVESYML; from the coding sequence TTGAAAATTATCTCTTTGCTTTTTTTGCTTAGCTCTGTTTTATTTGCTGCTCCTGAAGCAACTATACCAAGCGTAAATTTAAGCTTAAGCGCACCAGATAGCCCACAACAGCTCGTTACCGTGATGAATATCATCATCGTTTTAACCATACTTGCCCTAGCTCCTACCATAGTTTTTGTGATGACTTCTTTTTTAAGGCTTATCGTGGTATTTTCTTTTTTAAGACAAGCCTTAGGCACCACAACCATGCCACCAAATACCATACTTTTAACCTTTGCTTTAGTGCTTACCTTTTTCATCATGGAGCCAACAGCAACAAAGGCTTATAATGAAGGTGTGCGTCCTTACTTAGCAGAACAAATTGGCTATGAAGAAGCCTTTGATAGAGCAAGTCGCCCTTTTAAAGACTTTATGCTTAAAAACACAAGAGAAAAGGACTTAGCTTTATTTTACCGCATACGAAACCTGCCAAATCCTCAAACTATCAATGATGTGCCCTTAACCATCATCGTGCCAGCCTTTGTGATTTCTGAGCTAAAAACAGCTTTTGAGATAGGTTTTTTGATTTATTTGCCTTTTTTGGTTATTGATATGGTCATTAGTTCAGTTTTAATGTCTATGGGTATGATGATGCTTCCGCCTGTGATGATTTCACTACCTTTTAAGCTACTCATATTTGTGCTTGTTGATGGTTGGAATTTGCTTGTGCAAAAACTTGTTGAAAGCTATATGCTCTAA
- a CDS encoding CoA-binding protein: MQENIEYIIKNCKKVAVVGLSPDESKPSHYVSKCLQEHGFEVFPIYPKELMLFDKLAVPSLEHINEKVDLVLMFRKGEFADELLPIIKKKGIKNFWLQLGITNEKVKEECKKAGICFVQDRCMKIELEKRACI, translated from the coding sequence ATGCAAGAAAATATCGAATATATCATAAAAAATTGCAAAAAAGTTGCCGTTGTTGGCTTAAGTCCAGATGAGAGCAAGCCAAGTCATTATGTAAGCAAATGCTTGCAAGAGCATGGTTTTGAGGTTTTTCCTATCTATCCAAAAGAGCTTATGCTTTTTGATAAGCTTGCTGTGCCTAGTCTTGAGCATATAAATGAAAAGGTGGATTTAGTGCTGATGTTTAGAAAGGGCGAATTTGCAGATGAGCTTTTGCCTATCATCAAGAAAAAAGGCATTAAAAACTTTTGGCTCCAGCTTGGTATCACAAATGAAAAAGTCAAAGAAGAATGCAAAAAGGCTGGAATTTGCTTTGTGCAAGATAGGTGTATGAAAATCGAGCTTGAAAAAAGAGCTTGTATATAA
- the uppS gene encoding polyprenyl diphosphate synthase — protein sequence MNTLNHLAVVMDGNRRWARQNGFLAKLGYSRGLKTIERLMQVCVEEGVKELSLFAFSTENWARPKDEIEFIFKLLEKVLDESLERFVENNVRLRAIGDLSRLEPHLQAKIKKAQELTCDCTLLCVNLAISYGSKDEIVRAVKRCIEKGLEPNEAHISANLDLPLDVDLLLRVGDAKRLSNFLLWQCAYAEICFSNTLFPGLTKREFKKIIKEFQKRERTFGK from the coding sequence ATGAACACACTCAATCATCTTGCAGTGGTAATGGACGGCAACAGGCGTTGGGCAAGGCAAAATGGCTTTTTAGCAAAACTTGGCTATTCAAGAGGGCTAAAAACTATAGAAAGACTAATGCAAGTTTGCGTTGAAGAAGGTGTAAAAGAGCTTAGTCTTTTTGCTTTTAGTACTGAAAATTGGGCGCGTCCAAAAGATGAGATTGAGTTTATCTTTAAACTGCTTGAAAAGGTGCTTGATGAGAGCCTTGAGCGTTTTGTTGAAAACAATGTAAGATTAAGGGCTATTGGGGATTTAAGTCGCCTTGAGCCTCATTTGCAAGCTAAGATTAAAAAAGCTCAAGAGCTCACTTGTGATTGCACGCTTTTATGTGTCAATTTAGCTATAAGTTATGGCTCAAAAGATGAGATAGTGCGTGCAGTAAAAAGGTGTATTGAAAAGGGCTTGGAGCCAAATGAAGCTCATATCAGTGCAAATTTAGATCTACCTTTAGATGTGGATTTGCTTTTAAGAGTAGGGGATGCTAAGAGGCTTTCAAATTTCTTGCTTTGGCAGTGTGCTTATGCTGAAATTTGCTTTAGCAATACTCTTTTTCCAGGACTTACCAAAAGAGAATTTAAAAAAATCATCAAAGAATTTCAAAAACGCGAAAGAACCTTTGGTAAATGA